The following are from one region of the Capsicum annuum cultivar UCD-10X-F1 chromosome 1, UCD10Xv1.1, whole genome shotgun sequence genome:
- the LOC124897793 gene encoding uncharacterized protein LOC124897793, producing the protein MGILVDEELREQVVGVKRVSDRIIMIKLVIRGFSLHMYCVCAPQMGLAEEEKVRVLPGAFDYVHGGFGFGDRTDQGTALLDFARAFGLVVVNLSFPKKEDHLITFRSVIAKTQIDFLVLKKGDRALCKDSKVTEWASFNPAQASGDGLDYQEGQEEEGRRGSA; encoded by the exons ATGGGgatcttagtggatgaggagcttagaGAGCAGGTGGTGGGGGTTAAAAGGGTTAGTGATAGGATAATAATGATTAAGCTGGTCATTAGGGGGTTTTCACTGCACATGTATTGTGTTTGTGCACCACAGATGGGCTTAGCTGAAGAGGAGAAAGTGAG GGTTTTGCCTGGAGCTTTTGActatgtgcatggaggttttggatTTGGTGATAGAACTGATCAGGGAACTGCTCTATTGGATTTTGCAAGGGCCTTTGGGTTGGTAGTGGTGAATTtgagcttcccgaagaaggaggatcacctaaTTACCTTTCGAAGCgtgatagccaagactcagatcgACTTTCTAGTGCTTAAGAAGGGGGATAGGGCTCTTTGTAAGGACAGTAAAGTCACCGAGTGGGCATCTTTCAACCCAGCACaggcttctggtgatggacttgacTATCAAGAAGGGCAAGAAGAGGAGGGCCGGAGAGGGTCGGCCTAG
- the LOC124891300 gene encoding beta-amyrin 28-monooxygenase-like encodes MDKYQSEVFKTSLMGEKMVVMCGPAANKFLFGNVSGWWPSSVKQLLGKSLTNSHGDEAKHLRKMLYYFVSPDAFSKLYIKTMELSTQHHIKNHWQDHKLDSEVHSRRLAEKQRPTLGQP; translated from the exons ATGGACAAGTATCAATCTGAAGTTTTCAAGACATCTTTAATGGGTGAAAAAATGGTAGTAATGTGTGGTCCTGCCGCAAACAAGTTCTTGTTTGGAAACGTCAGTGGTTGGTGGCCAAGTTCTGTGAAACAGCTGCTTGGGAAGAGTTTAACTAACAGTCACGGGGACGAAGCTAAACACTTGAGGAAGATGTTGTACTATTTTGTTAGCCCAGATGCTTTCTCAAAGCTCTACATTAAGACCATGGAGTTGAGTACTCAGCACCATATCAAGAATCACTGGCAAG ATCACAAACTTGATtctgaagttcattcacggcgtcttgcagaaaagcaacgtcccacactgggtcagccataa